The following coding sequences are from one Coffea arabica cultivar ET-39 chromosome 11e, Coffea Arabica ET-39 HiFi, whole genome shotgun sequence window:
- the LOC113718761 gene encoding uncharacterized protein: protein MEDQESRFVCKWCNKKYPCGKSLGGHMRSHIMAISAESEIKDEPNMKKLLSLNGGEKSFDREPKVVELGGGGHAGSGYGLRENPKKTFKAVDANFPLPQEKVCKQCGKGFQSLKALCGHMACHSDKDRGGLKDDHSWTSENQKLVMDSHSDTEAEERQLRNRSKNKRYKRIIIKSSSFSLANGSSSVSEIDEQEQEEVAMCLMMLSRDSGNWGGVNSVVESSDNNSVVLETKSSSIDMRIGRMEGLKFVHSPEDDTPQTKPRSLKKSSGLDAELVFEQENSDSGYFLEEVVKLESDASVDGFHRKCGFFKSSKPKASVGARCEETLAEIKRGFSKIKSYKAELRKEMSRENEHDSGVISKMGKYEARNKSKDSSDNLELVNESHRKARHGSSDADQSKNAYKRSKYECLNCKKTFKSYQALGGHRPCHKRCNAYLESRYETGENSLDGDDTPNDIPSTKLRESSSNRNASAKNLYHNAEKKVKSKKTKGLECPFCHRIFKNGQALGGHKRSHFIGGGSAVVERSTQTPTFKTDGPELLDLNLPAPLEDENDGQFISW, encoded by the coding sequence ATGGAAGATCAGGAATCGAGGTTCGTGTGCAAATGGTGTAATAAGAAGTACCCTTGTGGGAAATCACTAGGAGGGCACATGAGGTCTCATATCATGGCAATTTCAGCTGAATCAGAGATAAAGGATGAGCCCAACATGAAAAAGTTGCTGTCTTTGAATGGCGGTGAAAAGAGTTTCGATAGAGAGCCAAAGGTTGTTGAACTTGGAGGAGGGGGGCATGCTGGTTCTGGTTATGGACTTAGGGAGAATCCAAAGAAAACATTCAAGGCTGTTGATGCTAACTTCCCTTTGCCTCAAGAGAAGGTCTGCAAGCAATGTGGTAAAGGGTTtcaatctttgaaagcattaTGTGGACACATGGCTTGTCACTCTGATAAAGACAGGGGGGGTTTGAAAGATGATCATTCATGGACAAGTGAGAATCAGAAGCTAGTGATGGATAGTCATTCAGATACTGAAGCTGAGGAGAGACAGCTGAGGAATAGATCGAAGAATAAGAGGTACAAAAGAATAATTATTAAGTCGTCTTCTTTTTCCTTGGCTAATGGTTCATCTTCTGTTTCTGAGATTGATGAGCAAGAACAAGAGGAAGTAGCTATGTGTTTGATGATGTTGTCTAGGGATTCTGGTAATTGGGGTGGGGTGAATTCAGTTGTAGAGTCTTCTGACAACAATtcagttgttttggaaactaaaTCGTCTTCAATTGATATGAGAATTGGTAGAATGGAAGGTTTGAAGTTTGTGCACAGTCCAGAGGATGACACTCCTCAAACAAAGCCCAGGAGCTTAAAAAAATCTAGCGGTTTGGATGCTGAGCTTGTTTTTGAGCAGGAGAACTCTGATTCTGGTTACTTTTTAGAGGAAGTTGTGAAGCTTGAATCAGATGCTTCTGTCGATGGATTTCACAGGAAGTGTGGTTTCTTCAAAAGCAGTAAGCCTAAAGCGAGTGTAGGAGCTAGGTGCGAGGAGACTCTTGCTGAAATTAAAAGGGGCTTTAGCAAAATAAAGAGTTATAAAGCAGAACTAAGGAAGGAAATGAGCAGGGAAAACGAACATGATTCTGGAGTAATTTCAAAGATGGGGAAGTACgaagcaagaaacaaaagcaaGGATAGTTCAGATAATCTTGAACTTGTGAATGAATCCCATAGGAAGGCGAGACATGGTTCTTCAGATGCCGACCAATCCAAAAATGCGTACAAGCGGAGCAAATATGAGTGCTTAAACTGTAAGAAGACTTTCAAATCATATCAGGCCCTTGGGGGACATCGACCCTGCCACAAAAGATGTAATGCCTACCTCGAGTCAAGATATGAAACTGGTGAGAACAGCTTAGATGGTGACGATACTCCAAATGATATACCAAGTACAAAGCTCAGAGAATCTTCCAGCAATAGGAATGCAAGTGCTAAAAATTTATATCACAATGCTGAGAAAAAAGTTAAATCCAAGAAAACCAAAGGGCTTGAGTGCCCCTTCTGTCACAGAATTTTTAAAAATGGCCAAGCTCTGGGTGGCCACAAGAGGTCACATTTTATTGGTGGTGGTAGTGCAGTTGTGGAACGTAGTACTCAAACACCAACATTCAAGACAGATGGCCCTGAATTACTTGATCTTAATCTTCCTGCTCCGCTAGAGGATGAGAATGATGGCCAGTTCATATCCTGGTAG
- the LOC113719659 gene encoding uncharacterized protein isoform X1: MGVKRPFDEEDFQVSSVKQAKQLEFDNKQTSFSEAFSSDDVSQNSGSRAGDFDKCQLFKELGNEDSRSASSSAEKELETSAPLSWVTSSSGEEDAGSGEPFYLSLFPEFFEFNFPRRTVVHLEDSYASLMNSSPRKQIPIGPNHQAEIPPWDPQAAETDPLTPNNCVRDDNEEAVGTCIISASLSCYSSHDEVKIGQGRKDCVCLDRGSVRCVRQHIKEAREKLREVIGDEKFLELGFYDMGEEVAAKWTEEEERHFHEVVYYNPVSLGKNFWKQLAVVFPSRTSRDLVSYYFNVFMLRRRAVQNRSNLLEIDSDDDESQGNDGGFFRVVGEDEDSVVESLGDQDVQEGSEDDIPSDDEDDAGDDDDDDDDDDDDSDDGNGDGEVGRDGGVGAERGDAIGMGDPRGQILKPQIDILHNDFRSDDLPGMFQLRDARENHNFQEDCSTSSESQVYMGASCDSFGLGCDTRESRLKEDFTGCLAGESNGSTDDLDSGFLLESGDTKVWDDSCSTVLAKGFDLLPTCNIIEEIFGPCTSKSN, translated from the exons ATGGGAGTTAAACGACCTTTTGATGAGGAAGATTTTCAGGTTTCTTCTGTAAAGCAAGCAAAACAACTTGAATTTGACAATAAGCAGACCTCATTTTCCGAAGCCTTTTCTTCTGATGACGTCTCTCAGAATAGTGGTAGTCGAG CAGGTGACTTTGATAAATGTCAATTGTTCAAGGAGCTTGGAAATGAGGATTCACGTTCTGCCTCAAGTTCGGCTGAGAAAGAGTTGGAGACTAGTGCACCCTTATCATGGGTGACCAGTAGCAGCGGTGAGGAAGATGCTGGATCTGGAGAACCATTTTATTTGTCCCTCTTTCCTGAATTCTTTGAGTTCAACTTTCCTAGACGAACAGTTGTTCATCTTGAAGATTCCTATGCATCTTTGATGAATTCTTCTCCTAGGAAACAAATTCCTATTGGACCTAATCATCAAGCTGAAATCCCACCATGGGACCCACAAGCTGCCGAGACTGACCCTTTGACTCCCAATAATTGTGTTCGTGATGACAATGAGGAAGCAGTTGGAACTTGTATCATTTCAGCATCTTTATCTTGCTATTCATCACATGATGAAGTTAAAATTGGCCAAGGAAGAAAAGATTGTGTCTGCTTGGATCGAGGTTCTGTGAGATGCGTGCGACAGCATATCAAGGAAGCGCGAGAGAAATTAAGAGAAGTTATTGGTGATGAAAAGTTTTTGGAGTTGGGGTTCTATGATATGGGAGAGGAGGTGGCAGCTAAGTGGACTGAAGAAGAAGAACGACACTTTCATGAAGTTGTTTACTACAATCCTGTGTCACTAGGTAAGAATTTTTGGAAGCAGCTAGCAGTGGTATTTCCTTCCAGAACAAGTCGGGATCTTGTTAGCTACTACTTCAACGTCTTTATGCTCAGGAGGCGGGCTGTTCAAAACAGATCTAATCTGTTGGAGATTGACAGTGATGATGATGAGTCACAAGGGAATGATGGGGGTTTCTTCAGAGTTGTAGGAGAGGACGAAGATTCTGTTGTGGAGTCGCTTGGGGATCAAGATGTTCAGGAAGGATCTGAAGATGATATCCCCtctgatgatgaagatgatgcaggtgatgatgatgatgatgatgatgatgatgatgatgacagTGATGATGGCAATGGTGATGGTGAAGTTGGTAGGGACGGTGGTGTGGGAGCTGAGAGGGGGGATGCTATTGGAATGGGTGATCCGAGAGGTCAAATTCTGAAGCCTCAGATTGACATATTACACAATGACTTCAGATCTGATGATCTGCCTGGCATGTTTCAGCTAAGGGACGCGAGGGAAAATCACAATTTTCAAGAGGATTGCAGTACCTCTTCTGAAAGTCAGGTTTACATGGGGGCCTCTTGTGATTCATTTGGTCTAGGGTGTGATACAAGAGAAAGCAGACTGAAGGAGGATTTTACTGGATGCCTGGCTGGAGAGAGCAATGGATCAACTGATGATTTGGACTCTGGATTTTTATTGGAATCTGGTGATACAAAGGTTTGGGATGACTCCTGTTCTACAGTTTTGGCTAAAGGTTTTGATCTTTTGCCTACTTGCAACATaattgaagagatttttggaCCATGTACTTCCAAGAGCAACTGA
- the LOC113717958 gene encoding uncharacterized protein, with translation MDDGGGKGDVDPAVTTESSCWRSVLGDATDSMVDNVYFFGTATTSINDDRDTSILSEFGWNLPPPPPHSGTSAGLLHSGFDRIITDSDLAGNDTHTTLFARENENTSAADDAATPATAAASASVDVEAAEPQPMTMSSSSSDDLPEKSTASGGSSADKQPSDTASKAKKKGQKRIRQPRFAFMTKSEVDHLEDGYRWRKYGQKAVKNSPYPRSYYRCTNSKCTVKKRVERSSEDPTIVITTYEGQHCHHTVGFPRGGLISHEVPFGSQLTPSNSQFYYPGVQFPQGSVGIRESFNVSCEGGHSHAPSDPSGRIFTDEGLLGDMVPPGMRKS, from the exons atggacgaTGGCGGGGGGAAAGGGGATGTGGATCCAGCAGTAACTACTGAGTCCAGCTGCTGGAGGTCGGTACTGGGTGATGCCACCGACTCTATGGTCGATAACGTTTACTTCTTCGGCACCGCCACGACCAGTATTAATGATGACAGAGACACCTCCATACTCTCGGAGTTCGGCTGGaatcttcctcctcctcctcctcactCAGGTACCTCTGCTGGTCTTCTTCACAGTGGTTTCGATCGAATAATCACCGACTCGGATTTGGCGGGAAATGATACCCATACCACTTTGTTTGctcgtgaaaatgaaaataccaGTGCTGCTGATGATGCTGCTACTCCTGCCACTGCTGCTGCTTCTGCTTCGGTTGATGTGGAAGCTGCTGAACCGCAACCCATGACCATGTCATCCAGTTCGTCTGATGATCTGCCGGAGAAGTCCACTGCCTCCGGTGGCTCCTCGGCTGACAAGCAGCCGTCGGATACAGC AAGCAAGGCTAAGAAAAAGGGCCAAAAGAGAATCAGGCAGCCCCGTTTTGCATTCATGACTAAAAGTGAAGTTGATCACCTGGAAGATGGCTATAGATGGCGCAAATATGGACAAAAAGCTGTTAAAAATAGTCCATATCCAAG GAGCTACTACCGTTGTACTAACAGCAAATGCACCGTAAAGAAAAGAGTTGAACGCTCCTCTGAAGATCCCACGATCGTTATCACTACGTATGAAGGACAACACTGTCACCATACTGTTGGATTCCCAAGAGGTGGTCTCATCAGCCATGAAGTACCATTTGGCAGCCAATTGACACCTTCGAACTCTCAATTTTATTATCCGGGAGTCCAATTTCCTCAAGGTTCCGTTGGAATCCGAGAATCATTCAACGTCTCGTGTGAAGGTGGACATTCTCATGCACCATCAGATCCAAGTGGACGTATATTCACGGATGAAGGGTTACTTGGGGATATGGTGCCTCCTGGAATGCGAAAGTCCTAA
- the LOC113719659 gene encoding uncharacterized protein isoform X2, with the protein MGVKRPFDEEDFQVSSVKQAKQLEFDNKQTSFSEAFSSDDVSQNSGSRGDFDKCQLFKELGNEDSRSASSSAEKELETSAPLSWVTSSSGEEDAGSGEPFYLSLFPEFFEFNFPRRTVVHLEDSYASLMNSSPRKQIPIGPNHQAEIPPWDPQAAETDPLTPNNCVRDDNEEAVGTCIISASLSCYSSHDEVKIGQGRKDCVCLDRGSVRCVRQHIKEAREKLREVIGDEKFLELGFYDMGEEVAAKWTEEEERHFHEVVYYNPVSLGKNFWKQLAVVFPSRTSRDLVSYYFNVFMLRRRAVQNRSNLLEIDSDDDESQGNDGGFFRVVGEDEDSVVESLGDQDVQEGSEDDIPSDDEDDAGDDDDDDDDDDDDSDDGNGDGEVGRDGGVGAERGDAIGMGDPRGQILKPQIDILHNDFRSDDLPGMFQLRDARENHNFQEDCSTSSESQVYMGASCDSFGLGCDTRESRLKEDFTGCLAGESNGSTDDLDSGFLLESGDTKVWDDSCSTVLAKGFDLLPTCNIIEEIFGPCTSKSN; encoded by the exons ATGGGAGTTAAACGACCTTTTGATGAGGAAGATTTTCAGGTTTCTTCTGTAAAGCAAGCAAAACAACTTGAATTTGACAATAAGCAGACCTCATTTTCCGAAGCCTTTTCTTCTGATGACGTCTCTCAGAATAGTGGTAGTCGAG GTGACTTTGATAAATGTCAATTGTTCAAGGAGCTTGGAAATGAGGATTCACGTTCTGCCTCAAGTTCGGCTGAGAAAGAGTTGGAGACTAGTGCACCCTTATCATGGGTGACCAGTAGCAGCGGTGAGGAAGATGCTGGATCTGGAGAACCATTTTATTTGTCCCTCTTTCCTGAATTCTTTGAGTTCAACTTTCCTAGACGAACAGTTGTTCATCTTGAAGATTCCTATGCATCTTTGATGAATTCTTCTCCTAGGAAACAAATTCCTATTGGACCTAATCATCAAGCTGAAATCCCACCATGGGACCCACAAGCTGCCGAGACTGACCCTTTGACTCCCAATAATTGTGTTCGTGATGACAATGAGGAAGCAGTTGGAACTTGTATCATTTCAGCATCTTTATCTTGCTATTCATCACATGATGAAGTTAAAATTGGCCAAGGAAGAAAAGATTGTGTCTGCTTGGATCGAGGTTCTGTGAGATGCGTGCGACAGCATATCAAGGAAGCGCGAGAGAAATTAAGAGAAGTTATTGGTGATGAAAAGTTTTTGGAGTTGGGGTTCTATGATATGGGAGAGGAGGTGGCAGCTAAGTGGACTGAAGAAGAAGAACGACACTTTCATGAAGTTGTTTACTACAATCCTGTGTCACTAGGTAAGAATTTTTGGAAGCAGCTAGCAGTGGTATTTCCTTCCAGAACAAGTCGGGATCTTGTTAGCTACTACTTCAACGTCTTTATGCTCAGGAGGCGGGCTGTTCAAAACAGATCTAATCTGTTGGAGATTGACAGTGATGATGATGAGTCACAAGGGAATGATGGGGGTTTCTTCAGAGTTGTAGGAGAGGACGAAGATTCTGTTGTGGAGTCGCTTGGGGATCAAGATGTTCAGGAAGGATCTGAAGATGATATCCCCtctgatgatgaagatgatgcaggtgatgatgatgatgatgatgatgatgatgatgatgacagTGATGATGGCAATGGTGATGGTGAAGTTGGTAGGGACGGTGGTGTGGGAGCTGAGAGGGGGGATGCTATTGGAATGGGTGATCCGAGAGGTCAAATTCTGAAGCCTCAGATTGACATATTACACAATGACTTCAGATCTGATGATCTGCCTGGCATGTTTCAGCTAAGGGACGCGAGGGAAAATCACAATTTTCAAGAGGATTGCAGTACCTCTTCTGAAAGTCAGGTTTACATGGGGGCCTCTTGTGATTCATTTGGTCTAGGGTGTGATACAAGAGAAAGCAGACTGAAGGAGGATTTTACTGGATGCCTGGCTGGAGAGAGCAATGGATCAACTGATGATTTGGACTCTGGATTTTTATTGGAATCTGGTGATACAAAGGTTTGGGATGACTCCTGTTCTACAGTTTTGGCTAAAGGTTTTGATCTTTTGCCTACTTGCAACATaattgaagagatttttggaCCATGTACTTCCAAGAGCAACTGA